DNA sequence from the Nakaseomyces glabratus chromosome E, complete sequence genome:
TGTAATGTGGCATTTCCATCTGGACCCAGTGCTCGTAAGATACAGGTTGGCTCGCTTGCATAGGTGCGTAGTGGTTAAACCTTGGTTGTGAAGCGCTGCCAATTGCAGGAACTTGGTCATAGGATACTTTGTGGAAAGATTTGCTATTGACTCGCTTCGAACCGACTTTAGGacctcttttcttttttggtGCATCTATTCCTAGGTCACTCAGGTGTATCTTTAAATGCTTCTTCAAGTCCTGGGGTCTTTTAAAGCGTTTACTGCAAGTCGAGCAAGCGAATGGCTTCAGAGGCACATGGACCCGAAGATGAGATGTCATATGGTCTCTTTTCTCAGTCTTTGAAGTACAATTGTCCCACTGGCATTTCAGTTGCAAGTTCTTTTGGGACTTTCTTCCAACGTGTTCTTGGCATAAGTGGTGGTACAACAGTTCTGCCTGCTGGAACTCCCGGTAGCAATGAGACCATTTACAAATGAGTGTTTCCTTTGGAGTGTCCTTTGAAGTGTCCTTTGTTGTTTCCTTGAGTGGCTCGGTTGAAGTGGGAGACTCTTTCTTGATAGTCATATCATACTCTGTTTTAATCTTTGGGTGGTACATATCGGTGGGAGTGTTTGGTTCGTTGACTAAACTTTTTATGCTTGTGCTATCCCTGGGTTCGATTTTAGAACCCAGCAATACAGGTGTTTGCTGTCCATTCTTTACCATAGTGTGCATCGCAGTGTTCAAAGAGGTATTACTTGTCTCTGGAAGAATACGAAATTCCCAAAtgtttgaatttttttttgtttttttattgatatttatatatgacTGACCGGATATAAGAGGGAGAGGTGTTTTAACTATCCATGTATGACTTACAaggtatttctttttctcacgatcttttcttcttatttgTAGTTTTTCCGGTGCATAGAATATGCCATACATAACATACTTACCTTTACATTACTGCATGGGATGGGATGTATTTGTCATTTAATTGTAATATTGTCTCAAGTGTGGGGGGAGCGGTGGGGGGAGGACAACAAGGACACGCGCAAATCCTTCAGCCAATGCGAACACAAAGGATTTTCCTGAATTCTAATTACATTTTGTGGTAAGAATCGTAAGGATTGGTCCCTGAAGTTCTAGACTTGATAAGACCCTTGTGGCAAGCTGATTTAATCGTGACATTATAATAATTTGCGATACTATACATATATCCGACATGAGAGGATTTATTGCTTTTGATATGAGATTCATTGCTCTCTACATTGATTACACTGCTCTCTACATTAATTCATTTGTAATGGTAATATTAGAACACAACTGAAGCCTATTACAAGTAGTGTGCTTTCCCTTCGCTACTGCTAATTTTAATTAGTTTTCTCAAGCCACGACAAAACAGCCGGCTGAGAAACCCCAGAGAAACCCCAGAGAAACACCAGAGAAGAGAGAGATTTGCCGCAGAAAGAGCTCAAAAGGAAATAATTAgttttaattaaaaatagaaaaattacaaaatttagaaaaattagaaaaaaaatggaattCAGAGAACAATCCGCACAAGACATTAATAAAACGAACCCAAAATGGACCAAATCcacagaaaaaaagaaagaaaaaaagtttaaaaaaagaaaagatctACGTTTTCGTATGAATATATCGTAAATCACATGTTGATCATGTAATTGCGTATTTGATCATGTGATCTAGTGGAGACATGTATACGTACTTTTTCACGTGATcataattattatttcttgtCACCCCAACTCCCTGCCCCAGCTCTGGTCTTGCGTCAGTGCCTCAGTGCGCCGGTGTCTCGGTGCGCCGGTGTCTCTGTGCGCCGGTGTCTCTGTGCGCCGGTGTCTCTGTGTGTATGATGAAATGATGAGATGAGAACTTGGGTCTATCTGTGATTTATCTGTGATTTATCTGTGTATCTGTGTATCTGTGTATCTGTGCACCGTGGCTCCAGCTTGTTTAGCAGGTTTTGGTGGGAGCCGTACAGAGGCATCTTGTGAGCAAAGTGAAGTCAATATCGCAAATGACCAAATGATCAAATGATCATTCTCTGTGCTCTCAGTAATCACATAGACTGGACTGTAGGCTATAGAAAGTGGTTCTATTACCACCATATACATTTGTATCTCAATAGCAAGAGAGTACAGCAATGTCCAAGTCCTTGAAGCATATCAAACAGCAGTGCCGAGACCGCGAGCTGGTGCAGGAGGTCATCGAGCTGGTCCGCAGGAATGACCACGACTCGCTGGCTTATGTCGCGCGCACACTGGGTATTCCTCCGCAACTGCGGTTCGTGGTGTGGCCTATACTACTGAAGTACCACCCAATGTGTATATCCCCTAACATTATGTCCAACACTGTGGTGTGGGACCCGCTCACCAGCAGTTACCACTTGACCAATGCCGATGCCGCACAGGATGTCAACTCATCGGGCTACGTCGCCAATGGCGCCGCTAATGGCTCAGCAAACGGGTATGAGATATCCAAGACCTCGACGAACTCTTCGACCTCGGACGATGTGGTAAACGAAGACATGGTGCATCTGGAAAAGATCATACTCAAGGACCTGAGGAAGTATTTCCACTCAAGGGCGACCTCGTCCTCTCAGGCTGTCTCGAgctcatcctcatcaacAGCAGAGCCATCTTCCCCTACTGTCTCTGACGAGTGCGAGATCATCGACTCCTTGAAGAACGCCATCCTGAGGTTCTTGAGCAAGTGGTCCCGGATCTTCAAGTATGAGATTGGACTAGCATGGCTAGCACTGGGCTTAGCAGAGTGGTTCCCGGCTCTTCTTCCGGCCAAGTTTGACTTAAATGACGAGTGTTTTCTAGTGCTGAACGGGAGGAGACATGCACATACTTCTAGTGGTAACAACAACTCCACCTCCATATCACAGCTGTTTCAGGAGTATCCACTGCTTGACTACCTCAAGAATAAATTACCTTCAGAGAGGTTATTCACATTTGACCAGCTTTACGAAAGGTTATTGCTCGTCCTAATACACTCTCCCGACACTGCTTTGGAGCAAAACAAGATCAAACGCGACTTCCCACAGGACTCTACACACATTTCCAACTATTTCCCAGTGATTTCTGGAGGTGATCTCTCATTCAGAACtcagattttttttaaagtCTTCTCCACTATCCTACCTGAACTGTACCAGCCGCTTATAGAGGAAGTCAACCTTCAACCGAACTCTTCTAGAACAAGCTGGCTGTATTGGTGGTTCAAATGTGCCGGGGCAAGGTCGTTACAAAGACAGGATAGAGGCAGGATATGGGACTTATTCCTCGGATGGAGACCAAAGCCAGACCACGTAACCATCAATTTCTATCTTAATTACAACACAAAAAGCTTTGCGCACTTATATCATAAATCACCAAGCATATGCCATTCTAAATTTTGGaataaatatgaaaaaaacGATACTTTTTGGTTTCCGGATTTGGACTCCATACCCTTAGGAACACCACCTTACACCCATGACGTTACGATTATTAAAGAACTATTAAGAAGGAATAAGTATGAAGAGCGAGCTAGTGACTCTAACGATACTGACCAGGAATGTTGCATGAACAGTATtccattttcaataataagCCCGCATACCCAGCTTATATTCATCTACGTGGCTATATTACAATTCAATGAATTTAAATTGCTTGAGTTTGAAGAGACAGAGATAGCCGAATTTTTAAACAATGTTCCCATGCTTTCAAAAGCTGACGACACCGCATTCAAGAAGCTATTTGACACGGGATCTACACTGGATAACGTGGTCCTACATGATGAAGCATCAAAGAGACCCAGCTCATCCTCCAATAATCACATGCTAATAGAGGTGGGCAGCGATGGCAAGTCCTCCCATTCATTTAACGACCTAATGAAAATGGCGGGTGATATCTGGCGTAAATGGCTGTGGCGAGAGCTAGAAGAGAACCTAAATAATGAACCGTAACAACAATCTTACAAGCTATTATAAGCTATTTACAGAGCAAAATATCAGCTGGTTGCGATTATCTACAACGTCAACTACAATTGACTGCAAGTACTTACCCCATCTTCGTTAATTCGTGTAATCGCAAGCAACGACTCACTAATGAGATGAATATtgagattgaaaaaaatttcgAGCCATCGGAGAAATTGACAAAGAGTCGTTGTCAACTGTAATCATCCAACTACAACGAATCATTTAATGAAGTATTTGACTATTGATATTCTATGCTATTACTAGTGAGGCTAAAGCTGTAAATTTACGTTTTTTCTCACAATCTGTTTGTTCATATTAGCTAAGTAAGTAGGCTTAGAATCTGCAGTTGAGAGGATTTTTTAGAAGGGACGAGGAATAGAAAAACAGCCAAGTTATTTGATagtctcttcttcataagGGTTGTTGTTAATGAATGGTTCAGGGGTAACTTGTAACCTTAATTCGTGGATTGATATTTAGTAGGATCGAATTTGGTTCTAGTGAGAAACTGTATTGGTGTAGTTGAAAAACCAGGATGTCGCTTATGCATACATTCAAGGGGTTCTTACTCTCACCTACAGAATTGAAGGTCCGTCAAGCAACAGATGATAATGAATTAGCAGGTGCAACAGGGACCTTGATGAATGAAATCTCAGTTTTGACATATAGCAAGAAAACACTAAAGGATGTCATACAAGTGATACGAAAACGGTTATCGGGAGTAAATAAACGAAATAGTCACAGAACATGTTTACATGTACTTAAGACACTCACGCTCGTATCTTATCTACTCAACAATGGCTCTAACGATTTTATTGCCTGGTTGAAAAGCAGCAAATATGTGATTGAGTActtatcttcttttgaagcGCAATCTAGTAGCGATGAACCGATGGTAAATCAAATTCGTTTTTTATGTAATGATATAATCACATTATTGGAAGATGAAGAGCTCTTGGAAAAGAGGCGAAGGGATGTTATACAATTCAGATCAAGTATTTCCTCACCGGGTAGGAAATCGACAGACAATAGTCACATCAAAACATATGATCGACAATTTCAACTTAGCAGACCCAAATCAGACAAATTCTTGGATGAAAACCAGGATATTCAATATATGGATAGCATGGACCAGGATAATCCTCTAGATAGTATTATTGAGTCAAACTTAAAAAATAGAGGCAGAAGAGCCGGTCACGCCAACACACATCCTCTACTTGAATCCCTGGAAGAAGAGGACCAGAATAGTCTCTTGCCtgataaagaaaatctGCCGGCTGGTAACTCAAAGTTCCTTGCATCAAACCCATTTAGGTGATATGTTATATTTGCTTCCTAAAAGCCTAAATAAAGATTCATTGAATGctaaatatatttattcttattatACAAAGCAGTCTCTATTTTGGGCATTGTCTATAAACATAAAACTAAAACATCAAAATAATCTTGTCCATTGGTAATTGTGTTAGTAATCGTTCATACCAAAATGTTTATATGCCAACGTTTTTTAACTCAACGGCAAGCCTTGCGGTAGACAGTTCCTCTTCTgtaaaaattgaaagatcTCTTTGAATCTGATCTGATAACTTCGAAAACTTTTTAATCATCTCTCCACCTAAACGAATTGTTTCTATCTTTACGTTTTCTGTAGTTTCATGagttttgttttcattaaatATGGAACTCCAAATACTTTTAAACTTGTCTTCAATCTCCTGATTGATGATCGTAAGAGGGAAATTTTTGCATAATTCAGTAATGATTAGACAAACAGATTCCCTGACTCTCCATGTTTTACTCATTGTATGGGAAAGAGTTAGATGCTGTGCATATTCCAAAATCATGTTTAAGAACTCCAAGGGATACTTATTCTCCATATAGGGAATACAATCCTTTGCCATTTCATGTAAAACCTGGATCATAAAATCAACAGCCTGGATATTATCTTTAGATAAGTGTTGAGTGATACTCGTTTTCATTCGCTTATTCGACTGCAGTTGAACTTCTGGATTAGTTTTGATTTCTGTAGCtgcattttcatcattttctgCAAACAATTTTGTTAATAACTCTTTATTGAAGGAACAGTAAAGCTTATCAGAAGGGACAATTCTCACAAACCGCAGATAATCCTTCGATATACTTCTTACATATCTGATATTATTCCGTGATATTTCAGTGCATAATGTTGTCTCAATCTTTGTTGCTAGTTCCTTATTTCCATTGAGATAGGTGGTGCATTTTTCGGAAATTGAAACTAAAGCACTAACAATATCCTCCTTACCATCCCAAGACCTACCAGAAAGGGATTGTATAGTGACGTCAAAAATCTTTGATAATGTTTTTCTAGGGGTGTTTTCATCGATGCTTAACGAGATGCCTGCTATTGTCTTGGCGCAAGATCTTCTGGTGCTAAAGTCATTTGACTGAATATTGTCTCTAATAGTATCAATGATTTCATCCAGATACAATTTTGTAGTACCTGCACCAGAGGATGCTGTGTCAGTCCAAAGATCGCTAAATACATTAGCAGTAGCCTGGTCAATGTCATTTTTCCCAAGTAGTATGACTGGTGTAAGAACTCTTGCCAATTCTGCAAATTCACTGGGTGCATTCCTAAATAGAGATAATATTGCAGCTGCAACAACAATCTTGATATGATCAatagaatttgaaaagaatagtACCTTTAGTTGCTTTGCatatttcaatgattttTCTGCTGATAttactttatatatgtaGCCAAATGATTGGGCATAGGCAATTGAAACAGCCTCATTCTTATCTTCAAACATATCTACACAACGTTTTAATAGCTTCCCAGAATATTGTTTGATGGCTAAGGAATAGTGTTTGACAATTAAAATGACAACTTGAGCTGCCGCAACTTTTGATGGCAGACCAATGGACTTTTTTATGCCGCGGATAACAGCGTCGACAACCTCGCTGACTTGATTTTCATTTGTTGTTCCAATTAGTTTTGTTAGAGCTTCAAATAGTGGTGAAACTGCTATCCCATTTTTCCTTTGATTATCTATCTCTTTCATATCTATATTGTAGTTCTTGGCATTTAGAGACAGGTAATTAACAACTTGGGGTTctaatgaagaaaacagGGTAATGAATTGGTATATAATTTCTGGGGCAAACTTGGATAATGGTTTAGGAGAGTTTTTAACAAGATCTAATAACAATTTCAATGAGAAATTTTTTACGTCTTCGGCATCACTATTGATACCTTTGGTTCCCATTAAAAATGgtaaaatatttgatagaaTCTCTTCTGAATGCTCCGGACTAACATTGTTACTAGTGTCTATTGATCTCACCAACATTTTGGAAAGTACAGTGGTGAACCTTGTACCTGCCTCTCTCACACtttcttttatatcatCCATAGATCGAAAAGCCATTGTCCAGATGTCTAATATTTTGCCCGAAAATTTCTCCTCTGGTTGAGATCTCACAAAATCCATCAATGCTGTGGTACTAGCTTCACGTACACGCCATTCCTTGTTACCCATACCTTCCAAAAGTTCTAAAAGAATTGAGTCAAAATATTGGTCAATAGTAGATTTTGAATCGACAATTAGTGTGTTCCAAATATCGTTCATAGATTGAGCAACTACAGTGTAAGGGTCGAATTTGTACCTGTATAGTTTTGGGATTAATTTGTTCGCTAAGTCCTTGTTTtgtattaaatatttttcaagGGATGCTTTGGACATAATGGAACCCAGACTAAAAGCAATACCTTTTCTTGAAGACCATAacattgaattttttgCTAGAGACATAAATTGATAAACAATCGATGGATCTCCGACTTCAGAGGCCAAGCTTAAAATGTCCTTATATGTGCTGATAGAACCATCCGTGG
Encoded proteins:
- the RIM101 gene encoding alkaline-responsive transcriptional regulator RIM101 (CAGL0E03762g~Ortholog(s) have sequence-specific DNA binding, transcriptional repressor activity, RNA polymerase II core promoter proximal region sequence-specific binding activity), with the protein product MYGIFYAPEKLQIRRKDREKKKYLVSHTWIVKTPLPLISGQSYININKKTKKNSNIWEFRILPETSNTSLNTAMHTMVKNGQQTPVLLGSKIEPRDSTSIKSLVNEPNTPTDMYHPKIKTEYDMTIKKESPTSTEPLKETTKDTSKDTPKETLICKWSHCYREFQQAELLYHHLCQEHVGRKSQKNLQLKCQWDNCTSKTEKRDHMTSHLRVHVPLKPFACSTCSKRFKRPQDLKKHLKIHLSDLGIDAPKKKRGPKVGSKRVNSKSFHKVSYDQVPAIGSASQPRFNHYAPMQASQPVSYEHWVQMEMPHYTPVYSPALAERVQAISAPTLYVQGFENREPVVAATQFFTRLSTNMAYQVPNIQNQHLYVPNYVGRPDNLYLHSTAHSSDNSVKTSSSSSPIETSVPTTHHTDNKRSPLPAIHYVPQSNIPLVHSHVQPHYSANEVRPLPSLSSISMVTPKYVIDQNLPKYNRTYDTFSTNQKSCADEEEEIYDSDVSDDEISDMMNKVNLSDKNANEEEYDSDEEDFIATFKRVNILKDYAICTLLEEEYDTEDEPEPVLQPNVAESKSFDAHLMTFPEILI
- the OCA5 gene encoding Oca5p (CAGL0E03784g~Ortholog(s) have cytoplasm localization); the protein is MSKSLKHIKQQCRDRELVQEVIELVRRNDHDSLAYVARTLGIPPQLRFVVWPILLKYHPMCISPNIMSNTVVWDPLTSSYHLTNADAAQDVNSSGYVANGAANGSANGYEISKTSTNSSTSDDVVNEDMVHLEKIILKDLRKYFHSRATSSSQAVSSSSSSTAEPSSPTVSDECEIIDSLKNAILRFLSKWSRIFKYEIGLAWLALGLAEWFPALLPAKFDLNDECFLVLNGRRHAHTSSGNNNSTSISQLFQEYPLLDYLKNKLPSERLFTFDQLYERLLLVLIHSPDTALEQNKIKRDFPQDSTHISNYFPVISGGDLSFRTQIFFKVFSTILPELYQPLIEEVNLQPNSSRTSWLYWWFKCAGARSLQRQDRGRIWDLFLGWRPKPDHVTINFYLNYNTKSFAHLYHKSPSICHSKFWNKYEKNDTFWFPDLDSIPLGTPPYTHDVTIIKELLRRNKYEERASDSNDTDQECCMNSIPFSIISPHTQLIFIYVAILQFNEFKLLEFEETEIAEFLNNVPMLSKADDTAFKKLFDTGSTLDNVVLHDEASKRPSSSSNNHMLIEVGSDGKSSHSFNDLMKMAGDIWRKWLWRELEENLNNEP
- the ENT4 gene encoding Ent4p (CAGL0E03806g~Protein of unknown function), whose product is MSLMHTFKGFLLSPTELKVRQATDDNELAGATGTLMNEISVLTYSKKTLKDVIQVIRKRLSGVNKRNSHRTCLHVLKTLTLVSYLLNNGSNDFIAWLKSSKYVIEYLSSFEAQSSSDEPMVNQIRFLCNDIITLLEDEELLEKRRRDVIQFRSSISSPGRKSTDNSHIKTYDRQFQLSRPKSDKFLDENQDIQYMDSMDQDNPLDSIIESNLKNRGRRAGHANTHPLLESLEEEDQNSLLPDKENLPAGNSKFLASNPFR